CACGATTTAAACGGATCCTTAAATTGAATATTAAGGTGACAAAAAGAAGAAAGGGTTAGGTTCCAATTCAACCACACATAAGTAAAACTTCCACCATAATTTCAACCATAGAGAATAAAAGGAGCTATAATCCCAACCAAAACATAAATTAGAGGGATTAACACCAACCCATATAATTTTCTTATGCAATTTGAAGAACTGACATTGAGTTTGAAGAAAAACCCCAATTTCCaacatgaaccctaatttcattcaATTAAGTAAAGTATATTTGAACATGATATTAAAACATGCAGTGGATGAAATTGAGCTAATTATTGTAACATGTCATGAATTgaagaaaacaacacaagattgagcaaaatccccaaatttcatcAAGATCCCTAAATTATTAAACTTCCAAATTAATTTACTAAAACGTTAAATTGAATATGTTGATAAATTACCCAATGTTTTACATCCATCTAACTTCAGGAATCTAAGCTCACTTTCCTCGAAACTTCTTAGAATCAATTTTGGCATGATTGAATAAAAATGaagttcacatacctttttttttctttcttccattaAAGATTCATAGCCAAAATCCTAATCAATTCCAAGCTCAACTTCTTTGATTTCTCAATAATTTTTTCAACATTCCCTCCCTTTGCTTCGGTTGTGTCCTTTATgcttctataatatctaagcaattgaacaactctctaaccagttcatttgagtcatttgaacaagttatggtaaagaagaatatggttgatatgaaagtgctcatatggctaaccatttggttaactattgttgaaccaacaaatgtacatgtttgggtacggttacacaaacctaaaatcgtgcatttcatttgtgtgtaacaagttaagtttacgatctaacgattgaaagatattagcttgaatctaatcaggttttcatataatagtgaatattgaatgctttgttactaagctaacattgattgcaaatcctgatttgaaagactatataagggagaaccctagcaacagggaaacctaatccccaaacgtcCTGTATGATActggttgtattagctagagtcgattctcctttaaccttagttttctgACAATGTAGGttcacgacttgaagacttcatcgggattgtgaagccagaccgatactactttcttgtagttgtgtgacctgatcttgctgattctatcgtgctgagtacaatcgtaacgattggcttgagattaatatctccgataggcaagatataaaagtaatcacaaacatcttcgtctcatcgtttgtgattccacaatatcttctttgccgcgtcgattaagattattgtgaggtgattgataatactgagttgttcgtcgggaatataagtcttgtttatcaattggttcatgttcaccttgatttatcaaaagacggaacaaaaatcgtaggtatttttgtgggagaaagatttatctattaccgtagacatttctgtgtgatacagatttgtttattaaagtcttcgattttgggtcgtagcaactcttagttgtgggtgagatcatctaagggaatcaagtgtgtagcatcctgctgggatcagagacataggagcataaatgtaccttggatcagtgtgagattgattggggttcaactacagtccagaccgaagttagtttgtagtaggctagtgtctgtagcggcttaatacagtgtgtgttcaatatagactaggtctcggggtttttctgcatttgcggtttcctcgttaacaaaacttctggtatctgtgttatttcttttccgcattatatttttttatataattgaaatatcacaggttgtgcgtttgaatcaatcaattagaatatccaacctttgattgttgatttacattgattgatacttgaacattggtatttggtaccgttcaagtgatttctcttgtattcaattggacTCGCAGATTTCGATTTGCTTGAGGAAGaactgaatcaagaaagagagatataactctttgatatactttattaagattgagtctagttaattctcttgaaagtatattggagttagtccataaaaattgctaagtgaaatattgggtgaggttgttgtacccccaccttTTCAACTTAGAACATAAACCTATTTTAAAATTCAAGAGTTATTCTGTGatattttttgttagaatcggtttatgttaatgcccacataaaccgattgctTGTAACATCAACTACAATCGGACTAATCCTatgcacacataaaccgattatgggtttATTTTGAGAAAATTATATGAGTAAATTTCAGAGATTTAGAGTTAAATCATTGTTGAGTTTCTTTTAATATGAACGAATTAAAGGGATTAACAATATTCTAGTACTGATGAAAAAGTTTACTCATATAATTGTTTGTCCATGAAAATGAGAATTCAATTGTTGAAGATTCTAGTTGTTGAGTTTCATGGACTCAACAATGATTTAACTCTAAATCGGACTAATCAGTTCATGAATCTTCTAGTCCGAAAATGAGAAAATGATTCTTCAATCGGACTAATCATTTTCTTCAACAGTTGAAGATTCATGAAAATGAGAATTCAATTGTTGAAGATTCTAGTCCGATTATGATCCTTCAACTCAACAATTGTTGAAGATTCACTTGAATTGTTTGTCCATGAAAATCCTTCAGAACCCAAGAAAATGAGAATTCAATTGTTGAAGATTCTAGTACTGATGAAAAAGTGGGTGCATCTTATGATCGCCCAatatggaaaaaaaatcaaaactttaatTCAGATTCGATAggaccacataaaccgattatgagtTGAATTCCCAAACTGGGGACGACAATCAGTCGTTGTTCATATTATTTAGTCTAATTGTGGAGACAAAAATTATACAGGAAAATGCGAACATAAACCGGATTACATGTTACTCAACAAGAACCGATTGTTGTTTTGGGGAAATTTTCTCTAAAACCATCAAATCCTTAATCGGTTGATATCCTTagatataaaaaccgattgttcaCAACCGGTTTTTTCGACTGGTACAAATATACCGAATCTTGATATTTGTACAAATTCAAAAATggttccagaatcggtttatttgtGCATTAGCATAAAcagattatggttgatgttcatcacatcaaccataatcggtttatgtaggtgtaccatatctaccgattataggGAACATTAACAACAAGCGGTTTACATTAATGCTTATATCAACCAATTCTGGTTTGGTTTCAGAaaatttttatgaaaaatttCAGAGATTCATAATTAAATCATTGATGAACCCCCCTTAAAAGCAACGGATTACAGAGATTTAACTCAATTACCTGAATATGTTTGTCCCTGAAATATTGTCCGAAAATCAAAAAATAGAGAATtaaattgttgtttgtgattaggttttagtttttgattttgatggatTGGGTTTTAGTTTTGATTGAAGATTGTTAATAAAAATGATTTGGGTTTTAGTATTTGTTTTAGATAGTTGGGATTATTAAATTTGTGTAAGGGTAGTCTCGTATTTTAACacactttagacaccccttatgcTTCTCTATTGGGTGGATGAAAAAATCTATAAGCCCCATATGAATTCCCTAGGTCCCAAACTAGCCAGACTTttataagctttggtcccaccaaaatttaatgcttgatttatcctttttgtccctatttaatttttgtaaatgacaaaaattacccttaaatacatatacaatcaatttttgatttcttatattttattttttaaatattattttcaaactattttatgataccatttcatttaatttgtcaaagaaaaatatcaaaactacttaattttattttgacattttgtttgaaaattatatattaaTAAGTGGTTaagtaatatatttttttttaacaatcataataatagtaacaattagtaaattcaatatttaatagtaaaaaaactaattatttttaaacccaataaaattgaataaactATTTTTAGAAATATGCATATTTTTGTCATTTGCCAGAACAACCAtggttgaatctgatattttaccaaacacactttgattatttttttaatcatctttaactttaattaatattttaccaaacgtctgaCTGTTTTTTTTCTACAGCAATGCACAACAGaaaaacatatttataaaaaccgcagcaataccaaactaagcctaaaGCTTTTATTAATTATAAAAAGTTTTACGCCAAATGTTTGAAAATGGCGTGTACATTagaaatttcataaatcagtgtTGTTGgaaccaaggtttgaaaaacacctGTTTTTATCGAAAAAACTGCCGTTAAAACGGTCACACCCATATACCGTGGCCGTGAGGGTCCCCGAACCCTGTGCCTTTATAatgccgataaataggaaataacgacAGTTTTTTAGGACAGTTTTTCAGTTTTCACACACAGTATAACCGTTAGTTTGAATGACTTTTtattctaaataacattttaacgtgcGTTTTCTAGAACTGTTTTCCCGTTATCACGCATGTTATAATCGTGCAGATAactttattatcatttttttgagttttttttcttctctcgatTGAAGGCTTAAAACTtagaattaaaattttaaaataatacaaaaaaagtaaactaacatgattaaaattttcaaatttaaaaAACAAGATTATTAAACTAGTATTTATCATTTAAGAAGTTACGCGAACCAACTACGATTACCAACCTTTTTCGACCTATTcatgtattatttattttctcgGCAGTTCCTTTCCTCATCATAGTCATCTTCGTAGGGATACTGGTTATCTTCATTCGCATAagtatcatcatcataataaccttcattatcatcatcattgttacctacTTCAttattgttatcaatattaaaattAAATCCTTCGTTCATATGTTGGACACCATGGTCAGAGCGATCGGTAGTGTAACAAAAATCATATGTAGGATTCATATTCTCATAACCTTGTTTATTATCTCCAAATGAAAGATTACCAAAGTCATAAATAAAGTCACTCACCGGTAACCTTTCATATGGGATTTCGACTTCGGGATCATGCCAGTTGTATGGTAGAGGGACAGGCTATGGATTATTAACGGCTTCCTCTTCTAGCATATTTAACCATTGTTCTTCTTGAGGTAAAACCggtgtttcgtcttcccccgCTATCCAGTCAAGCATATAATTATCATCCCTTATTAGACTATGAACGTCGTGAATATCAATGTTATGTCGCCTTGCTTTACCTTTAATTCTCTATTGCTCCAACTTCAAATTGTATTGAACATACACCAGATCATGTATTCTCGATGAAAATAAACGATTGCGTAGTTTGGTGTggattctttcaaacacactccaaaTCCTCTCTTATCCAAATGATGTATTTGTTTGATTTAATATCTTTACTGCAATCTTCTGGAGTGATGGATACTCAGAACCATAAGATAACCACCAACTTACAGGATCACCACGTTGAGCCGCAATACGTGttgatggtgatgcaaattgaCCATCAACAAATTGACCATTGCCTGCTTCCCGCCTACAAAGAAAAATATAATTGTTactagaaattcaaattacttagTTAAACATATTTGGAGATAGTATTAGTAATTTTGTACCTCTAACATGCATGTTGCTTGTTCTTGAGGGCCACTAACCATTTTTGATATAACTTTCTTAAGACAAATTTGGGGCTGAGAATTTTCATTATTGATGAGATTGGCTGATGGGTTAAAGATGTAATAAGGATTGAGAAAATGCGTTGCAacatgaagaggagaactcaactgaCTTTTCCATCGTTTCTTTATTACACCTACGATAGAAGCATTTCGATTTGATCCCAAACCCATTTGTATAGTTTCCACACTTGTAGCAAGTGCATGTAACAAATAACTCATGGTGGGTTTGTCTGAGTCCAAGAAACGAACCATTTTCAGTAAAGAACCAACCATTATACACGCATTTTAACACGTCGTCCAGAACATCTCATTTGAAATAATATTCTTCATAACCGTAGCTTGCTTAGTTTTTGCCTCTACCGATTTCAGAAATTCTTTGTCCAGAAACACGCTCTCGATAACATTACGTTGATCAGTGATACTTTTGAAATATCATagtgaaaaacattttaaaacacctacgtaaggaataatcaattaaaatggtagttttagaaatatccattTTTTTAATCATGTAGGTCATCTATTAATGtgacaaaatttaaaaataacaGGTTATCTATTTAGGGACGGAGGGattattaaaaaggaaaaaaacttaGTCACAACGTTTTCACGAACGTTATAACCGTTAGATAGGaatttcatatcatattttttttttgaattttctacTTTACCGTTATAACGTCCGTTTTTTCAACATACAAAAAAACAcgttttttcccataaataataCATTTTTTGcccaaaacgtgctcacacccgtcaaaaacCGTTATAACGGTCTCGCCTAGTACCCATGACCTGAGTCGtgacccgtttttcaaaccttggttgGAACcaccaaaatttattaattaagcgagaAATTATTTAACCGATAAATTCATAAATATTCATAACGCTAGTAGGctagcacggcaacctgttcaactactaatgtagtagtacgtcgttggagcttagcttgttaggcttccaactagattcttgtaataatactctttatccaataataaaaaatattaattaatatctTATTAAATTGTAGATGTATTTGTCATCAAATAATTATGTTCTAAATAATGTATAATATTGAAATCTTCAAAGCATAATTCAATCTCCCACTTTGCTTTATTGTTCAATGTATATCATCAATTAAATACTCAATTTATAAAGCCTTTCAATATCCCATTTTATTATTACGTGGAATAATTTTTTACTTATCTGTGAGAAAACAATACCAAAAATTCTTACGATGACAAGAAAAATTAAAGATGTGGTATTGATTTTagtaaaaaataaaagataattgAATCATTTTTAATTTATAAAGAATCCAATGTATTTTATGTGTATAATAAATTGTTAATTTATAGTATTTCACATGGCATCAACACCAGTAATAATACATTaatgaattattaatttatagTATTTCACATGGAGTCAACATCGgtaataaaaaatattattttataatttggcACATGGTCCCCAACCGGCTAAAAACATTATTTAAGGGAGGTTATTagataatcgagtattaattaatggAATTTGTACCGTATGCATTTCCACCCCTTGGGCGGTTTCAAGCTTACGGTATAGGGTTCCGATTTCAAGAGGGTTTTGGCTCTTGAAAACTGATACATCATACCATACaagtcattttatatttcttttgataaatacaaaGAATTCACTTTCACAGCTAACCCAAGAATGGACAACCTAAGAAGATAGGATCAGTTTTCTAGCAAAAATTAGCATATGGATAAATTACTCTATCAAAATCATATTGCAACATCCTTTGTACAATCAATTATTCAACTTTTCAGTAGCCAATTTTCTTCGTGCATAAATGGAGTTGCACCATTTAGTCGATCCCTTCATAATAATGCTGCATCGCATTGATGGAGTCTGCGAATGATATATGAGTATTTTCCGAAGAGAGGTGAGAGGATACGGTACATGTATACCACGATGCCCTACAGCAGAGATTATTTTGATATGCATGGAATCAAGGTCAGTTTGCTGATCTGATCAGGCCGATCAAGCAGCACTTAAGCAATTTTCCCAAGCACCATATCTTGAGCTGAAGCTCCCTCCTCCTCTTTGGCGAGCATAATCAGATATCACCGCTCGAGCACATACATCCCAGGTCTTCACCATATCGTGAAGAGACATCGGCTGTGAAAGACTGCGAAGAGATATACTGAACCTCGATTTTGCCTTGGTTGATAAATCTTCGTGCTCCTTACTGCCATAACAAAATACttaaattaattcttgataaaCAAATGATCCACTAACTGTTTAACGATGCAGTTACGTCAAAATACACAACCCATTCATCAAACATGCATGAAAGTtctagaaaatgcaagatcaacCACTAAGTACAAACTGCCATCAATGCCTCTATGGTGGCACTGTTTCAACCGAGAGTGAGAAGTTGTATATACTGAATTGTGAATTTAAGGTAGCTCAGTAAAGAGGATTAGCACCAAAGCTACTTGTGCTTTTTCATCGAGGATAAGTTTTCACTATGATGATCTCTACATCAATCACAAAAGATCATTCACTCAAATGATCTCAACTGTTGTTTAATGATATAAGATATTTCAAGCACTCAATAAATAGATATTATGACTTCTCCAAAAAATAGTACAATACCGTTATCCCCCAATATTTTACCTCAATTCAACTGGAAACTTGTCCAAGAGTATCGGAGAACAATTTGGATAATTTGTGGGAACGAGCAACCTCAGGGGCTGAATTGGGGTCTACAAAATCATAAACAAGTAACAAATGAGTACACAAGTAAAGACAAATCAAAATATGACCAGATCAAACACTAATTTGTAAGATCCAGCGTTCACACCATTTGCGCTGAAGCATACAGCGCCTTCAAGTTTGGACTGAGAGCAACAGCGTTATAGGAGCACTTGACAACGGTTCCTTCACCACCTTCAGCAGCTCCTGCAGCTGCAATTGGATGAACATCCTCGTCACTGATATCCACCACAGTGTCGATTAGACGTTGATTAATCCTACCAATTTCCTCCAGCAGCGCATGGTTGGCCTGCAAAAAATATGAAATTATCACTTTCCTTTAACCGACTAAAACTAGAAGTGAAAAGGATCCTTCAAAAAAATGGAACTGCAGAAGTAACTCCCTCTTTCATATAAAGCTAATTAAAATGGTACCATACTGTTTCTCTTACATCAATAGGCTTGTAATATTTAGATGAATAATATGTCAAACATCATACCTCAACTCGAGGTCTCTTCATCCTAGAGGTCGCAGTTGACTCAAGATCAGACAGTTCCATATTAACCAAATGCTTAAAACTGTCGTTCACACTGCCAGCTGATGACATTGCATTCAAGGGAACTGCAATTGTGTGACGCCTCATTTTCTTTGTCGCTGAGCTTCCATCTTGTTGAATAAAATTCCTTGCTTGCATACGACATTTTGTCATAGCCACCAAATCCTCACCCACAGCAGCTCTGGATCCATTACCTGGTGCAGATCCAGCTATCCTGTCGATCATACTAATGACTGACCCAATGTCACTGACAGAAGCACTAAATGCTTTAGGAGACATGGATTTTACCTGAGCAAAGATGAAGATGCACAATGATGTTAAACAATAAACAACAATTACATACAATTCTAATTGGATGGCATGTGATAAGACCAATGTTTATTCTGATCCTTACTGGCAATcagtctttttcttttcaagtggTATACTTTCATATGTATTACGTTGTAAGAGTACATATATATTCCAACTGATCAACAAAAACGAACAGATTCTAGGATAAGATCAATCTCTGATGGTCATTTAACTTCACATATTAACACCACATAAGTGTCAATGAGTTAGACGTTTTTATGTGTGCTTAGCTGCTAACCTAAAAACGATCGGATAATCTAACCAGACATAACCAATAACGAGGATAAAAAACAGCATACCGCTTTCAATAGGCGTTCCAAAGGCTGCTCTGTAACATTTAGCTTAGTGATTGTGGAGGATGTGACCTGATTGCCATCTGGACCAGTGAACTCCGCGAGCAAGGGGGAGGCTGATATCCCAGGAGTGCCGATAGCAAGAGATTGTGCTTGACCGAGTGAAGCAGCATTCTGTACCTGCCCGATATTTCCTGCATTTGAAAGAGAGGAGATGCCAGAAGTCTGTTTCTCGGGATCCCCGGGTAATGGAGAAGGAGCCAGGGGTGTAGAAGGAGAAGGGACAATAAAGGGTGAGTTTGCAGATTGCAGAGGTGTTCCTGTTTTTGTAAAGGATGATAAAAGGCTTTGCTGGTCAATCTGAGGTGAATGCTGAGAAAGCTGCGGTGATGCTACTGAAAGCACTTGGGGGGAAGCTATGGGAAACGAAGAACCAGGCTTCATTGGATGGTTGTATGGTGCCCGAAGGCCAGCAGCAGCAAGGTGTTGCTGAGCCATTCCTCCTTTGTAACTCATCGCCTGTCTAACTTTAATATCTTCGCTCATCTGCTGATGCTGTGGCATTTGATGCCCCTGCAATTGAGCAGATTGCTGTGGCTTTTGAGACTGGTGTGCCAACTGCTggaactgctgctgctgttgttgctgcaacaactgctgctgctgctgtttatgCAGATGCATCTGCCGCTGCTGCTGAAGTTGTTGCTTCAGATGTGGATGTTGTTGAAGCATGTTTTGGTTCATCTGGAGGGAATTAATATTACCCTGTAACCCATTAACAGCATTTTGTGACATTGTGTTCAAGTTTCCCTGTTGGAGTGCATTTCCAGTACTTTGATGTTGAAGGGATGAACCCACACCAACCTGTTGCAATGAACTAGAATTGTTACCTTGGCCTGACTCCATCGTAGAACCAGGTTGCAAAGAACTTAGCAGGTTTGTTTGTGCCGTTGAAGCACCCATAAGGTTTGGAGGACCATGATTCATGCTTGTCATGGTAGTTGGTTGCACAGATGATCCGGAATTCTGCAGGATCATTGGTTGCATCTGGGAGTTCATCTGGTTTTCATGCTGCTGCAACGGAGGATTTTGAGATTgtatctgctgctgctgttggtgttgctgctgttgctgttgttgctgctgctgctgttgttgctgcagttgatgttgctgctgctgcagttgctgttgttgttgttgttgttgttgttgctgtatgGAGAGTGGGTGGCCACCAGTTGGCTGAATTTGTTGCTGTGGTGGACCAGGTTTCCTTGGGCGAT
This portion of the Papaver somniferum cultivar HN1 chromosome 11, ASM357369v1, whole genome shotgun sequence genome encodes:
- the LOC113322486 gene encoding mediator of RNA polymerase II transcription subunit 15a-like yields the protein MDNNNWRPAKIEPNMDATDWRTQLQPDSRQRIVTKIMETLKRHLPISGPEGLVELNKIAVRFEEKIFTAATSQSDYLRKISLKMLTMETKSQTNGVANSLPLNTGGGSQNPQDPASHSMQSQVRNPGQPQIPLANPSQARQQLLTQNIQNNIANSGIQGPVALSSTLPSGASLSQSSVNQGSSMQSGMTQNSSGNLVGQGGVSSNMFANSTRQMQGRQLPQQAGSQQQQSQNSQQFLYQQQQLQQHLLKQKQQQQQQQQQLQGNIPSSIMQSHMQQQQPQQQQQNPMQSTQLQPTQQPHMQMPSGLQPSQSTLQQAQPSVMQSSSGLQQNPQSAVAQSTTNALQQHPQSVLRQPQQQSQQSMHQQAPVLHQQQHPVLPSQQHSQQQLNAPNLQQNQLIGQQNNVSDMQQQQQQQQQQQGLLNQQNNIANMQQHLLGNNIPHQQQLGQQSNMSGLQKQQQQPMHTMHQQGGKVQQQQNAQVSANMLQIQGQHTQSQPAQQQLMSQHPSQTTQMHQQLVLQQQPNSIQRDMQQRIQTSGGSMLNHQNLLDQKQAFHSQRPPPEASSTSGNAIIDAAIAGNSTAIGNAVDVQEEIYQTIKSMREKYLPDLSDMHQKISQKCQQHDSLPQPPKSEQIERLKIFKNMLDKMMGFLNLPKNNVIPSLKDKLASYEKQIVNILNSNRPRKPGPPQQQIQPTGGHPLSIQQQQQQQQQQQLQQQQHQLQQQQQQQQQQQQQQHQQQQQIQSQNPPLQQHENQMNSQMQPMILQNSGSSVQPTTMTSMNHGPPNLMGASTAQTNLLSSLQPGSTMESGQGNNSSSLQQVGVGSSLQHQSTGNALQQGNLNTMSQNAVNGLQGNINSLQMNQNMLQQHPHLKQQLQQQRQMHLHKQQQQQLLQQQQQQQFQQLAHQSQKPQQSAQLQGHQMPQHQQMSEDIKVRQAMSYKGGMAQQHLAAAGLRAPYNHPMKPGSSFPIASPQVLSVASPQLSQHSPQIDQQSLLSSFTKTGTPLQSANSPFIVPSPSTPLAPSPLPGDPEKQTSGISSLSNAGNIGQVQNAASLGQAQSLAIGTPGISASPLLAEFTGPDGNQVTSSTITKLNVTEQPLERLLKAVKSMSPKAFSASVSDIGSVISMIDRIAGSAPGNGSRAAVGEDLVAMTKCRMQARNFIQQDGSSATKKMRRHTIAVPLNAMSSAGSVNDSFKHLVNMELSDLESTATSRMKRPRVEANHALLEEIGRINQRLIDTVVDISDEDVHPIAAAGAAEGGEGTVVKCSYNAVALSPNLKALYASAQMTPIQPLRLLVPTNYPNCSPILLDKFPVELSKEHEDLSTKAKSRFSISLRSLSQPMSLHDMVKTWDVCARAVISDYARQRGGGSFSSRYGAWENCLSAA